A single region of the Mercenaria mercenaria strain notata chromosome 6, MADL_Memer_1, whole genome shotgun sequence genome encodes:
- the LOC128557594 gene encoding BTB/POZ domain-containing protein 1-like, with translation MEGVDDKNDARQGMGKQLSEDWQQGRYLVSCMKEMYDRSLWTDVKFHCKDHEEEETIQAHKIVLAARSPVFQAMFYGPCADGKDEFELKDTEKDIFLLLLRYIYSDTVTLREENAFALLEMAHFYQVSSLVQFCADYLATVITSDNACETLTFATFYKLTSLKDTCCSFIDNHAEQVLQSEGFMNLSDDSLLYILKGDTLYAKEEDILGAAEKWSKNKAKGSGMEENGTNIRKLLGDSFYYLRLPTMTSKALLEYTSRKGYFSIEEYADISAFVNNVPDIYVSTNSCVARVPEKETVLVNPQDGELGPSNSIGISFKVSVSRNVLLLGFVLGEISPYLKNTKSIYTQEGPESHFPRHFVKELRFGENLGTFEYDSYANKAVKFTTLDRPRKRNYYITELEKLDAFALPENLRLDLSGSISINGLDCRQTIELQQLQLEGGEVKLNQPILLEKVKSPCIVNFNLCYSGNSDLQMKARCCKSKESIYSETGCIQIHNIHGSFAGIRMIRFMNYSNRERQDTDPTACVGL, from the exons ATGGAAGGAGTTGACGACAAGAACGACGCTAGGCAGGGGATGGGAAAACAATTATCGGAGGACTGGCAGCAAGGGAGGTACTTAGTTTCTTGCATGAAAGAAATGTATGACCGAAGTCTCTGGACTGATGTCAAGTTTCATTGTAAAGATCACGAGGAAGAAGAAACAATTCAAGCGCATAAAATTGTCCTAGCGGCACGGAGCCCCGTGTTCCAGGCGATGTTTTATGGACCATGCGCTGATGGGAAAGACGAGTTTGAACTGAAAGACACAGAAAAAgacatatttcttttattactgAG GTACATATACAGCGACACTGTAACATTGCGTGAGGAAAATGCTTTTGCGCTTCTGGAAATGGCTCACTTTTACCAAGTTTCAAGCCTTGTACAGTTCTGCGCTGACTACTTGGCCACCGTTATTACATCAGATAATGCTTGCGAAACTTTAACATTTGCAACGTTTTACAAACTTACAAGTTTAAAAGAtacatgttgttcttttattgaCAATCATGCAGAACAAGTTCTGCAATCGGAGGGATTTATGAATTTATCGGACGACAGTCTCCTGTACATTCTGAAAGGTGACACTCTTTATGCCAAAGAGGAAGACATTCTAGGAGCGGCAGAGAAATGGTCGAAAAATAAAGCTAAAGGAAGTGGGATGGAAGAGAATGGCACAAACATTCGTAAATTGCTTGGTGACTCGTTTTACTACTTGAGATTACCAACAATGACTTCCAAAGCGTTGCTGGAATATACTAGTAGAAAAGGTTACTTTTCTATCGAAGAATATGCAGATATTTCGGCTTTTGTCAACAATGTTCCTGATATATATGTTTCTACCAATTCTTGCGTAGCACGGGTACCTGAGAAAGAAACGGTTCTAGTAAATCCCCAAGACGGAGAACTTGGGCCTTCAAATAGCATTGGCATTTCATTTAAGGTTTCCGTATCAAGGAATGTGTTGCTTTTAGGTTTTGTCCTGGGTGAAATCAGTCCTTACTTGAAAAACACCAAATCTATCTACACGCAGGAAGGTCCGGAAAGTCACTTTCCAAGACACTTTGTTAAAGAACTTCGCTTTGGCGAAAACCTTGGAACGTTTGAGTACGATTCTTACGCAAATAAAGCGGTAAAATTTACAACCCTCGACAGACCAAGAAAAAGAAATTACTACATTACAGAGTTGGAAAAATTGGATGCGTTTGCGCTTCCAGAAAACCTCCGTCTTGATCTGTCAGGCAGCATCAGCATTAACGGTCTTGACTGTAGACAGACAATTGAGTTACAGCAGTTACAACTTGAAGGCGGAGAAGTTAAACTTAATCAGCCAATATTACTTGAAAAGGTGAAATCCCCATGCATCGTTAATTTCAACCTTTGCTATAGCGGTAATAGTGACTTACAGATGAAGGCAAGATGCTGTAAAAGCAAAGAAAGTATATACAGCGAAACTGGATGCATTCAAATACATAATATACACGGATCTTTTGCAGGAATCAGAATGATCCGGTTTATGAACTATTCTAACAGGGAAAGACAGGACACGGATCCTACAGCATGTGTAGGACTATAG